Proteins encoded in a region of the Candidatus Nanosynbacter sp. HMT-352 genome:
- a CDS encoding sensor histidine kinase: protein MMVRALVLGLVALMALILGVLVLKKSKRHHDAKHWFFLVCLCLAVWSAGLEVFSLADNSVMLDTASRWFYVASAIFCPALAIFTTKSFLPSTKSTKSFIYASSILITIFSLYIILVPEFIINVSEVNTPVDFSQIPIHAIHYVIFATFFLVFFLISMWFGYVAWKKSDSIRRKQVAIYMIGLLICSIPGFAVDLLLPALGDYRYVWVGPVATIIFLFAIMYSIVRYRLMDVKMAVARSVSYMLLLIALAVVYIISAYIISIVVFQRSLTIDSHVNLMNMILAMVLAVTYQPVKRFFDKFTDRVFYYGEYDADTFTREISKILTYTADLQLLTRRISSYIASSLKAEKVAFCIPEKGIYGRAGRRRIAVVEEDIRSIMDYYYKNCSFPEVILANQVKDPELKKLLDIHRTKIVMPLLYQNQETGILFLGEHKSLGYSSRDIEMLESIAGELAVSIRNSLSLEEINELNKSLQRKIDEATKELRFSNRQLQRLDEAKNEFISMASHQLRTPLTSIKGYLDMMLEGDLGKITPTQRAVLREAFSSSERMVRLINDFLNVSRLQTGKFNIDKQKIDIAQILRDEVALLKVVADQRSVEMNLKIDKKVPLIVADSEKIRQVILNMIDNAIYYSDPHKKVIISLKNNNDMIEFTVKDSGIGVPKSEQANLFGKFFRGTNARKKRPDGTGVGLFLARKVILSHDGEMIFESEEGKGSTFGFKLPVR, encoded by the coding sequence ATGATGGTACGAGCATTAGTACTAGGATTGGTTGCGTTGATGGCGCTAATTTTGGGCGTACTCGTACTTAAAAAGTCGAAGCGTCATCATGATGCGAAGCATTGGTTTTTTCTGGTTTGTCTATGTTTGGCTGTGTGGTCAGCTGGACTTGAGGTGTTTTCTTTGGCAGACAATAGTGTGATGCTGGACACTGCGTCTAGGTGGTTTTATGTCGCTTCAGCTATTTTTTGTCCTGCGTTGGCTATTTTTACTACGAAGTCGTTTCTTCCATCGACAAAATCAACGAAGAGTTTTATCTACGCGTCTAGTATACTAATAACGATTTTTTCGCTATATATCATTTTAGTTCCTGAGTTTATAATTAATGTCTCGGAGGTTAATACACCAGTAGATTTCTCGCAGATTCCGATCCATGCAATCCACTATGTTATTTTTGCAACTTTTTTCTTGGTATTCTTTCTAATTTCTATGTGGTTTGGCTATGTTGCGTGGAAAAAGTCGGATTCTATTCGACGCAAGCAAGTCGCTATCTATATGATTGGTTTATTGATATGTAGTATTCCCGGGTTTGCAGTGGACTTATTGCTTCCGGCGCTTGGCGATTATCGATACGTATGGGTCGGTCCAGTTGCTACGATTATTTTCTTATTTGCAATTATGTATAGCATAGTCAGATATCGATTAATGGATGTAAAGATGGCGGTAGCTCGAAGTGTCTCGTATATGCTACTACTAATCGCATTGGCTGTTGTTTATATAATTTCTGCATATATCATTTCAATTGTAGTTTTTCAGCGTAGCCTTACGATCGATAGTCATGTAAATCTTATGAATATGATTTTGGCTATGGTTTTGGCGGTCACATATCAGCCCGTGAAGAGATTTTTTGATAAGTTTACGGATAGGGTTTTTTACTACGGAGAATACGATGCTGACACTTTTACTCGTGAGATCAGTAAAATATTGACATATACGGCGGATTTGCAGCTATTGACTCGACGCATTAGCAGCTACATAGCAAGCTCTCTAAAAGCTGAAAAAGTGGCGTTTTGTATTCCAGAAAAAGGAATATATGGCCGGGCGGGTCGGCGACGAATAGCTGTTGTTGAGGAAGATATTCGTAGTATCATGGATTACTATTATAAAAACTGTAGTTTTCCGGAAGTTATTTTGGCGAATCAAGTAAAAGATCCAGAGCTGAAGAAACTTTTGGATATTCATCGTACGAAAATCGTTATGCCGCTATTGTATCAAAATCAAGAAACGGGAATTCTATTTCTGGGTGAGCATAAGAGTTTAGGCTATAGTTCTCGCGATATTGAAATGCTGGAATCGATTGCCGGGGAATTGGCGGTGTCGATTCGAAACTCTTTGTCGCTGGAAGAGATTAATGAATTGAATAAGAGTTTGCAACGCAAGATTGACGAAGCGACTAAAGAATTGAGATTTAGCAATCGTCAGCTTCAAAGGTTAGACGAGGCGAAGAATGAATTTATTTCTATGGCTTCACATCAATTAAGAACGCCGTTGACTAGTATAAAAGGTTATCTGGATATGATGCTGGAGGGCGATTTGGGAAAGATTACGCCAACGCAACGTGCGGTTCTTAGGGAGGCATTTTCTTCGAGTGAGCGTATGGTGAGGCTGATAAATGATTTTCTCAACGTTTCTAGGCTTCAAACTGGCAAATTTAATATTGATAAACAGAAGATAGATATTGCTCAAATTCTTCGGGATGAAGTTGCTTTACTTAAGGTTGTGGCAGATCAGAGATCTGTCGAGATGAATCTAAAGATTGATAAAAAAGTTCCATTGATTGTGGCCGATTCCGAAAAGATTCGTCAAGTTATACTAAATATGATTGACAACGCCATTTATTATTCAGATCCTCATAAAAAAGTGATAATTTCTCTAAAAAATAATAACGACATGATCGAATTTACAGTGAAAGATTCGGGAATTGGTGTGCCAAAATCGGAGCAAGCAAATTTGTTTGGCAAATTCTTCCGTGGTACAAACGCTAGGAAAAAGCGACCAGATGGCACTGGCGTTGGCTTATTTTTGGCGAGGAAAGTTATCTTGTCGCACGATGGCGAAATGATCTTTGAATCAGAAGAAGGAAAAGGTAGTACCTTTGGATTTAAGCTACCGGTTCGTTAA